The Levilactobacillus namurensis genomic interval AGATTGATAGCACCAAAGATAAGGTAAGTGGAAAAGCTAAAGAAGTTGAAGGCAAGGTTACGAACGACAAGGCCCGTGAAGCTGAAGGTAAGGGTCAAGGCATTCTAGGTAAGGCTAAAGATAAACTGTCAGATGCCAAAGATGCTGTTAAAGATACGGTTGATGACGTAAAGGAAAAGTTAGATAAAGACGATAAATAAATTATTATTTTTAAGAAGACCAAAATCTGGTCTTCTTTTATTTTTTCACGCTTGTTACCCTGTTTTTTCTCCACACTGTAATACGCGGCTTATGTGGTCGCTGTGGCTTTTTACGTTGCCACCGTCCATCTTTAAGCTGACGTTCCAAGTCGCCCAAGCAACGCGCTTCTGTGCGGCTGACCAGGCCAAATCTGCTGTTTACCATCTGGTCCATGCCGGCCACCTCCCTAAAATAGCGATAACTGCTCATACTCTTCTTCCCGTGTCGCCAATGTGATGGCCACGGGAATATCTTCGATGTCTTTAAGCTTCAAGTTCAACCCATCCTGTACCCGATGGAACCAACGTGGTGCCCGTGCTTTTAGCATGTAGAAGACGAATCCCGGTGTGAACGATGTTTGGATACAAGCGTACTGGGTACCGACCCTACCACTGGATTTTAGCAAACCGATCTGCCCCCGCGCCGCCGACATCTGAATCACTATCGTCCCGGCGGGGTACACTTTTTTTGCTTTCGCACGCTCAATCGTGGCAATATCTTTCAGTTTCAAGTGGTCGCTAGGCTTTTCATACGTCCCAGCGATTGGGTCCGGATTAATCTCTAAAGCTTTCTTCTGCATCGGTGCCAAAGTAGGCCAGAACTTAACCAAGCCACTTTCAATGTGGTCAATGGCCTCTTCTTCCCACCCACTGATTTCAAATTGTTCCTTAACTTCATCGGTGTGGGGCATCACGTTGATTGACGAAAATCCTAAGAAA includes:
- a CDS encoding CsbD family protein; the encoded protein is MSLDDKIDSTKDKVSGKAKEVEGKVTNDKAREAEGKGQGILGKAKDKLSDAKDAVKDTVDDVKEKLDKDDK